CTATCACTTCAAGTGACTTAGCCACCACTCCAAGCTAGTTGGCCACATCTTAATTCATATCAATTCAACAAGTTCCTATGAATTTTGGCCAAGAAAAATAACCATGATGGTAGCATAGAAACAATTAATTCCAGTAAACATAAATTAATCATGTAAATACAGACTTTGAAATTGACAAAATCaatatacaagaaaaaaaaaatttgcttaTATGTGAACCTAAATACattggagaaaaaaaagatCAGGCCCTGATTGTGCGTGTGAAACCATAGTGGTTTCATAGGTCTGAAAGAACACTTGATGGCAatgaatgaaaaagaataagagagaaaataaaggaaaagaaaaaaagccaAGAACCATGAACCATCACCAACCAGAATAGTTTTAATAGTTAAATGGCAGTACAGAAAGTCACCTCACAATCCCATATAAACACCAATCTGTCTTTATGTGTAAGCAAGTCTCCGTAAATCAATGAGGTGAATTGTCGAAATCAAATTCCAATcggaaaaatgaaaactaaggCATTAACTAACAAGAAAGGGATGTATATCAAGTAGGATCAAATTTGTATGCCATAATGCAAAAAGTCCTAGACTTCCAGGCCACTCAATATATTGCACATAATTCAAGACGTTTGCCGATAAAACCCAAGCTTAGGGTAATAATCGCAGAAATTTAAAAGTAGTAGGCAAGTATTATAAATTAAAGTGAATCTAAAACATCTTTTCTGGGCAAGTAAATCTAAAAAACTTCTACGCAATTATTATGCTCAAAAGGCTTCTAACTTTTTAGAAGAACTAATGAGCCAATATGCACAAAAGGCTAAAACTTTTTAGAAGAACTAATGACCCACTTAAAGCAGCCGTTCACATCAAACTGCAATCTACAAAACTTTTGCAATTGTTTACTTAATTAtagaaacagaaaagaaaagtacCTTTTTTCAAtgtaatgttaaaaataaaaaaaaccatgtTCAAAAGCTCTTAgcttttcagaaaaatacaaattaagcCAATGGAAATCacagataattaaaaatagagcATCAAGAAGTAAACAACAACATACTTCATactcttcattttcctttcaagAAAAGGCACTATTTGGGACCAAAATTTCTAATTAAAGAAGCTTTCAGAATTAAATGAAAAGCAAAAGGTCAAACCACACGCATCAACATAAGATCTGATTGTGCGTGGGATGTTATACATAGATATAGGTATAGAATGAAAGAGAGATAAAGATTGCATATTTGGGATTCAGATCTGAAAGAAGAACAACGCAGAACACCTGTTTGCTGAAATTCAGAAGCGAACAATTGCATTCAAGAAGACACAATACATGAGTGTATACAAATCTATTCACAAATGTGTGCGTTACAGAGAGAATTGCATATTTGGGGACAGAGATctggaagaagaaatcaaacGCAGAAAACCTAATTCGAAAAATCAAAAAccagaaaagaaaattcaagaaaacaGGTACCTGAACGGCGGAGAGGTGCTCCCGATAGAAATCCTCAGCAGGAGTGGAAGAACCATCGTCAATCAAGCTCTTGCAGACCTTACTGTCCTGCAAGCAACTCTTGATCTTGTTCCAGTTCTTGGTACTATTTACCCTCTTCTGAAGCCAGTTGGAGTAGTCACCAAGCCGGTACTCCTTGTAGCCTTTGCCTGACAAGGACTGTCCGGCGCCCTTGTTGGTGACGACGAAGGCGAAGATGGTGAAGCAGAAGAGGAGGACGATGAGGAGGAACATTACGAGGAGGTAGACCCAGAGCAGCCACGACACGCGGCAGCACGCGCCGACGAGGCCAGCGAGCGACACCACCATGAGGAAGACGCCGAGCGCGATGACCGGCTTCTCAAGGAACCGCTCGCACTCGGTGGTGCCTTGGTGGCTTAACCATATTCCGGCTCCAAGAATCGGAATCGAGAGCAGAAACGTCACCAGGTTCAGAATACCTATCAAATTGTTGCTCATCCGCACCatcttccaaattctctctgCCTTCTCTCACTAAATGTAGAGTtagatatagagagagaaaattggagaaacGAAACAGAGATTTTGAAGGCAAGACTGCAAAGAGAAGAACCGAcgaagaacaagaacaagaagcgAGATGGAGCGATACTGGGAGACCAAatagacacatatatatagaggtCTCTTGCTTAGTCAAGAAGCTTGGACTACACGCGCCACGTTCGAAATTAAGGGAGGGGGGTGGGTGCGAGTGTAGGGAAATCTGTATACTTGCTTTCTCATTGGTCCAGCTTTCTTTACTAAcgtaattaaaaaacaaaaaaataaagcttTTTCAAATTtggttatataaaaaaaaaacaaaaaagtagcTTAGTTTTGATAAGAAGTAGTACGGGTCCTCGGCTTGGGTAGGTTGAGtttgagagaataataatataaatgtaGCGTGCTTTTACCAATCAAACCCCATTATTTAAGgaataatattattagtataTCTTTGTGTATATTTTAACTTACATAAAGAtatattaatgacaaaaaaatttttCATGATGCGCATAGGAGCACATGTGAGGTgagaaatattttgatcataatatccccttattttgtttaagatgtacaaaaataatatatatctaacatgattcttatttaaaaaagagCATCACTATttagttatataataatataaaatatttatttatgttattcaaGTTTTTGATGCACTTTGGTTATCGTAGAATTTGTCTGAGCGAGTGATTTGAGATGATATGGGTTATATATTTACTGTTAAATGTGATTCATGATGATCATTTcggtaattaaaaatttattttaattttcgaTTCCACCTTTTTTATTTGGTGGAAGATGAAActgaaaatagtattttttttttttataattaatctGATCTAAAAGATGCAGTGGCGGAGCCACGTTCGGGTGGGCAGTTGCCCATcctagatttttaaaaaaattattatatataataatttaattttttttaaatgccaccttaaattttttaaaatttttgaattttaaatatattgatcaATAGAGATAAAGGTGTCGGATGATTATCTCTGATTGACGAAAATCATTGGCCATGATTGCTGGTGGCAACTACCAATGCATTTACGCATTTTTGGTTTGGTTagaagtttaagcttagatttataaaatttgacTATTAAATTTTACTGGATTTGGAACATGTTGGTCGATAAAAATAAAGTATCAGGTGGTTGCCTCTAATTGTCAAAAATTACCGACCATGGTAGCTGGTGGTAACTACCAATACTTTTTTGAGTTttggctaaaaattaaaaataagatatataaaaaacttgactcatttttcttttgtgtatgttaatcTCCTTTGATCATTTATTtaactatgttttaattaataggattttttttattttttgttataaatttgtcaattatatattttaaattatgataaaaaatattttttatgtcataaAATTTGTCAAGACTTGActatataattgaattgaaaatcaaTAATTGAATGACAATCTGTCGTAAAAACTATCAAGACTCGACTATACGATTGAATTAAAAGTTAACGATTGAACAACAATTTAgttgtgtatattaaaaaataattattaaataaaattaataataatattattataaaacgttattaaaatataaaaatacatcaattgtgtaatttattaatatatattttttagtatcatattattttaattttttatatattatttaattttaaaatttaaattttatctatcCTACCTAAAATTTCTGACTCTACCCTTGATGATGCAGGAGGTTTGACGGCCTCATTCAATCCGTCCTCCACCGGTACGAGTGACAAATGGCGTGTCATTTCAACGGTTACGTCTAGCTGTTGTTACGTCTGGCGGTGTCAGTGTCAACgtggttttggttttaattttggtTTTGTTCCGAAATGCGTGTATCCGCCTTCCGTGTACGCGTCTCACACTTTAGTGAATGAACGAGGACTCTTCCTCGTTCATACAATAGGTCCACTTTCTTTTTACAAGCGTTTTTCTTTTTAGGTAAATTAAAAAAGAGGGGAGTCGCACTCCATAAATCTAAATTCACCCATTAGCATCCAAACCCCGTACCCGtagactttttctttttcacatttattttccCAGAAGTCGCCTTGGTTTCGTGTCGAGTGCCGAGTAACCAAGTCAAAAAGTGTCAAAACTCCAGCGTCTCATCTGGGCGCACGTTCTTGTAAACCTCACGCATCACCGCGCGCCTTCTACGAAAGCCCACGCGCTTCCCCTCATATTTGCTCAAAATCTTCATCTTCGGCGCATCC
The sequence above is a segment of the Diospyros lotus cultivar Yz01 chromosome 7, ASM1463336v1, whole genome shotgun sequence genome. Coding sequences within it:
- the LOC127806747 gene encoding tetraspanin-8-like, giving the protein MVRMSNNLIGILNLVTFLLSIPILGAGIWLSHQGTTECERFLEKPVIALGVFLMVVSLAGLVGACCRVSWLLWVYLLVMFLLIVLLFCFTIFAFVVTNKGAGQSLSGKGYKEYRLGDYSNWLQKRVNSTKNWNKIKSCLQDSKVCKSLIDDGSSTPAEDFYREHLSAVQSGCCKPSDDCKFAYVSPTNWTASATPSDTNSDCGLWSNDPSTLCFNCQSCKAGLLDNIKHDWKKVAVVNIIFLIFLIILYSIGCCAFRNNREDNYAWKRQYP